One Synechococcus sp. UW179A genomic window carries:
- a CDS encoding iron uptake porin: protein MKLFKQLLVAPAALGLLAPVAVGATEVNFAGVSDYASVSEGAVSVDQVTSITQFSDVYPTDWAYQALSNLIERYGCVAGYPNGTYRGNRAMTRFEAAALLNACLDRVTEVTDELKRLMKEFEKELAIVKGRVDGLEARVGELEATQFSTTTKLTGQTTFVIGANSYGGSAEVGGEKVADLAAAASGATTFNYDTRLFLDTSFTGKDLLRTMLRAGNFANSAFGGNSDYSGLTTMETAYEEGSPDQINVNRIWYQFPIGSNFTATVGGRVRQDDMLAVWPSAYPSDTVLDFFTYAGAPQTYNLQLGAGAGLWWSDNDFSISVNYVSGNGKNGNPSVIDSNNAFDRDTEDCGGIGTDCASSSGTIQIAYAPDNWGIAAAYNYASGDNGAGIYSGNGTPLANFMSGLGTTNSVGVSAWWTPENAGWFPSISTGWGYNSVDAKNANFRDEDGATGSIGGATSQSWYVGLQWADVFLKGNAAGMAVGQPTFVTSWENDSDYNNGSDFVADGNYAWEWWYMFQVTDNISVTPAIFYLSRPLGANTTGLADSSDETFNNFGGLVKTTFRF, encoded by the coding sequence ATGAAATTGTTCAAGCAACTATTAGTTGCTCCTGCTGCCCTGGGCCTTCTGGCTCCTGTGGCAGTCGGTGCAACTGAAGTCAATTTTGCAGGTGTTTCCGACTACGCCTCCGTTTCCGAAGGCGCGGTGTCTGTCGATCAGGTCACCAGCATCACCCAGTTCTCTGACGTCTACCCGACCGACTGGGCTTATCAGGCTCTCAGCAACCTGATTGAGCGCTACGGCTGCGTTGCCGGCTATCCCAACGGCACCTACCGCGGCAACCGTGCAATGACCCGCTTCGAAGCGGCTGCACTGTTGAACGCCTGTCTCGACCGCGTCACCGAGGTGACCGACGAGCTCAAGCGCCTGATGAAGGAGTTCGAAAAGGAACTCGCCATCGTTAAGGGTCGTGTTGACGGTCTGGAAGCTCGCGTTGGCGAACTGGAAGCAACCCAGTTCTCCACCACGACCAAATTGACAGGCCAGACCACCTTCGTGATCGGCGCCAACAGCTACGGCGGAAGTGCTGAAGTCGGTGGTGAAAAGGTTGCGGATCTCGCGGCGGCTGCATCCGGCGCAACCACCTTTAACTACGACACCCGTCTCTTCCTTGACACCAGTTTCACTGGTAAGGACCTTCTGCGCACCATGCTGCGTGCGGGCAACTTCGCTAACTCTGCTTTCGGCGGTAACAGCGATTATTCGGGTCTGACCACGATGGAGACCGCCTACGAAGAAGGCAGTCCCGACCAGATCAATGTCAACAGAATCTGGTATCAATTCCCCATCGGATCCAACTTCACCGCCACAGTGGGTGGCCGTGTCCGTCAGGACGACATGCTGGCTGTATGGCCAAGTGCTTATCCATCTGACACTGTCCTCGACTTCTTCACCTACGCCGGTGCTCCTCAGACCTACAACCTGCAACTCGGTGCAGGTGCTGGTCTCTGGTGGTCTGACAACGACTTCAGCATCAGCGTTAACTACGTGAGTGGCAACGGTAAAAACGGCAACCCCTCTGTAATCGACTCAAACAACGCTTTTGATCGAGATACGGAAGATTGCGGCGGTATTGGAACCGATTGCGCCTCAAGCAGCGGAACCATTCAGATCGCCTATGCCCCCGACAACTGGGGTATTGCTGCTGCATACAACTATGCATCGGGCGACAACGGAGCTGGTATTTATTCCGGTAACGGAACACCCCTTGCCAACTTCATGAGTGGCTTGGGTACGACCAACTCCGTGGGTGTAAGTGCCTGGTGGACTCCTGAAAATGCAGGTTGGTTCCCCAGTATCAGCACAGGCTGGGGTTACAACTCAGTTGACGCTAAAAACGCCAATTTCCGTGATGAAGATGGTGCCACCGGCTCCATTGGCGGAGCAACATCCCAGTCCTGGTATGTGGGCCTTCAGTGGGCTGATGTCTTCCTGAAAGGCAATGCAGCTGGTATGGCTGTTGGCCAGCCGACCTTCGTGACCAGCTGGGAAAATGACTCCGATTACAACAACGGAAGCGATTTTGTCGCTGATGGCAACTACGCCTGGGAATGGTGGTACATGTTCCAAGTGACTGACAACATCTCTGTCACTCCCGCCATCTTCTACTTGAGCCGTCCTCTGGGCGCCAACACCACTGGTTTGGCTGACAGTAGTGATGA